One genomic window of Deltaproteobacteria bacterium includes the following:
- a CDS encoding isocitrate/isopropylmalate dehydrogenase family protein: protein GLFREVAQQVAESYPNITFESLIVDNFAHVMTSTPQSLDVVVMPNLYGDILSDGAAGLIGGLGLAPSGCYGDSYAYFESAHGTAPDIAGQNIINPTATMLSAMMMLRYLGFANEATRVETAIEKVYAEGRFLTPDQGGRATTTEFTEAVAAYL from the coding sequence GGTCTGTTTCGAGAGGTGGCACAGCAGGTGGCTGAATCCTATCCGAACATAACATTCGAATCGCTTATTGTGGACAATTTTGCTCATGTGATGACTTCCACGCCCCAGAGCCTGGACGTGGTGGTCATGCCGAATCTATACGGGGATATCCTTTCTGACGGTGCGGCCGGTTTGATTGGCGGCCTGGGGCTGGCCCCCAGCGGCTGCTATGGTGATTCATACGCATACTTCGAGTCCGCGCATGGCACGGCGCCTGATATTGCCGGCCAGAATATAATCAATCCGACAGCCACCATGCTTTCCGCCATGATGATGCTTAGGTACCTGGGCTTTGCCAATGAAGCCACACGGGTTGAGACCGCGATCGAGAAAGTCTACGCCGAGGGTCGTTTTCTCACGCCAGACCAGGGCGGCCGGGCCACGACGACCGAGTTTACTGAGGCCGTGGCCGCCTATCTTTAA